In Fusarium oxysporum Fo47 chromosome IX, complete sequence, the following proteins share a genomic window:
- a CDS encoding beta subunit of N-acylethanolamine-hydrolyzing acid amidase-domain-containing protein, giving the protein MKLNPRPFLTSQAPSKLSSFHHHRSKMSVYREIPKFTVDLSQPPEARYDHIVPHFKTAVDSCDLPSLFYTLLDELVGKFAGKIMAAVSPLIMRRVHSKEENAELVGISKAIGISMHILVAFNVLLDLLLGCTSGGARTLDPDSGGKATTMLHFRTLDWGMHQLRNIIVELDFVCTPGGPVIATTIGYLGYIGVLTGVRQGMSLSLNFRPYHAAETLRQRLSYRYNQAMVVLGYRQSISSSLREILLGDSTIPERQSDEAHETDNVGPDLQNQYVQHLLTKLSTSNSTAAYLILCQPDRVFVIEKDHRSASIRESDTFLTAYNHDVKDEDNPAHLQQAAAELAGGDDATGMADLVAYSLERKHDLDELWRKRVRACKRRYKLRNDVVTRADVIKFLQNDMIRNEETHYAVIMDPKEGKVTWRRAYEYVSESEGGSTEEN; this is encoded by the coding sequence ATGAAACTTAACCCTCGCCCTTTTTTAACCTCTCAAGCTCCCAGTAAACTTTCatcttttcatcatcatcgttcCAAAATGTCGGTATATCGAGAAATACCAAAATTCACCGTCGATCTATCTCAACCTCCCGAGGCCCGCTATGACCATATCGTTCCGCACTTCAAGACCGCCGTGGACTCGTGCGATTTACCTTCCCTGTTCTATACCTTActggatgagcttgttggGAAATTTGCCGGGAAAATAATGGCTGCTGTCTCGCCGCTGATTATGCGACGTGTCCATTCAAAGGAAGAAAATGCAGAATTGGTGGGTATCTCGAAAGCGATCGGCATTTCCATGCACATCCTCGTTGCCTTCAATGTTCTCTTGGACCTTCTGTTGGGATGCACGAGCGGCGGGGCAAGAACGCTCGATCCAGATTCTGGTGGGAAAGCAACGACAATGCTTCATTTTCGGACTCTCGACTGGGGCATGCATCAGTTAAGAAATATTATCGTCGAACTCGACTTCGTCTGTACTCCCGGTGGTCCGGTTATTGCAACAACAATTGGGTATCTTGGGTACATTGGGGTTTTGACAGGAGTGCGGCAGGGCATGAGTTTAAGTTTGAACTTCAGACCGTACCATGCCGCGGAGACTCTTCGGCAAAGGCTTTCTTACAGATACAACCAGGCAATGGTCGTTCTTGGGTACCGACAATCCATCTCGAGCAGTTTGAGAGAAATTCTATTAGGCGACTCTACGATACCGGAGAGACAGTCCGATGAAGCGCACGAGACGGACAATGTCGGCCCTGATTTGCAGAACCAATATGTACAACACCTCCTCACAAAACTCTCGACATCAAATTCAACCGCCGCATATCTCATTCTCTGCCAACCGGATCgcgtcttcgtcatcgaGAAAGACCATCGCAGCGCATCAATTCGCGAATCCGACACATTTCTCACAGCCTATAACCACGACgtcaaagatgaagacaACCCCGCGCATCTCCAACAAGCCGCAGCAGAACTCGCCGGAGGCGACGATGCAACAGGCATGGCAGACCTGGTGGCCTATTCACTTGAAAGAAAGCACGATTTGGATGAGTTATGGAGAAAACGTGTCCGAGCTTGTAAAAGAAGGTACAAGCTACGGAATGACGTCGTGACGAGGGCGGATGTTATCAAGTTTTTGCAAAATGATATGATTAGAAACGAGGAGACGCATTATGCTGTCATCATGGATCCGAAGGAGGGGAAGGTCACATGGCGGAGGGCGTATGAGTATGTTAGTGAGAGTGAAGGCGGGAGTACGGAGGAGAATTAA